From a single Lolium rigidum isolate FL_2022 chromosome 7, APGP_CSIRO_Lrig_0.1, whole genome shotgun sequence genomic region:
- the LOC124672176 gene encoding protein indeterminate-domain 16 codes for MDEQGTERGLQLLLPAAAARVLGDVPASAAGGDHHQQLDLDLSMSIGPRQQQLQMPRPAPPTPPANETRRASTATVAASAARQLQQQQQQVAVDVRAVKQQTAEQARMASAERAYAERVRELAKRELELAEREFARARMIWERAREEVERVERMKQIAARRLGSAASVAALEITCHACMQRFHP; via the coding sequence ATGGACGAGCAAGGGACGGAGAGGGGGCTCCAGCTGCTGCTCCCCGCAGCGGCTGCTCGAGTCCTCGGCGACGTGCCCGCCAGCGCCGCTGGCGGAGACCACCACCAGCAGCTCGACCTGGACCTGTCCATGAGCATTGGGCCGAGGCAGCAGCAGCTGCAGATGCCACGGCCGGCGCCGCCGACGCCACCTGCGAACGAGACCAGGAGAGCCTCCACGGCCACGGTGGCGGCCAGCGCCGCGAGGCagctccagcagcagcagcagcaggtggCGGTGGACGTGCGCGCCGTGAAGCAGCAGACGGCGGAGCAGGCgcggatggcgtcggcggagcgcgCCTACGCGGAGCGCGTCCGCGAGCTGGCGAAGCGGGAGCTGGAGCTCGCCGAGAGGGAGTTCGCGCGCGCCAGGATGATCTGGGAGCgagcgcgggaggaggtggagcggGTCGAGCGGATGAAGCAGATCGCCGCCAGGCGGCTCGGCTCAGCCGCGTCCGTCGCGGCGCTCGAGATCACCTGCCATGCCTGCATGCAGCGCTTCCACCCTTAA